The window TTTATTCGCACAAAAGACTGATGGCGATAAATTAGAGGTTACAAAAAATGATGGCCCACAGAAAATGGATAATAAAAAGATTAGGACCAAAAAGCAGATAAAGGCAAAAGGCAATCCTAATCAAGGTAATAATAGAGTTATCAAAATAAATCCCTTCAAGTGGGATTGGGATAAAGTGATGTGGTTTAAGGCTAAAAAAAGCGATTATAAAACCAAAAAATACAATCCTAATAAGAGAACCAAACGTGAAACTTATGACAATAAGCCAAATTATAAGTCTGCTGATCGAGATGCGATAACCAATCCATCGGAGATGAGAGAGCCTTTGATTCCTTATGATAGCCGAATTTCAGAAAAGGGGCCAGTCTTGAACAAAAAATCAAAACCTAAAAATGTCAACCTTCAATCTGGTGGGCCACAAGATAAACCTCATTTGATTGAACTTAATGAACCCTCTCAAACATTATCAAAAGCATCTAAAAAAGAGAGAAATAGCAAAGTAGATGGTAAAAGATTATACAGTAATAATAAAGATACTAATAGAAAGCCTTTCAATAACAGTAAACTAGAAACAGCTGAAAAGATTGATCCAGAGCCAAAAATGGATGATGATAAAATCATGTTCAAAAAGCAGGATAAAGATTATTCAAAAATGAATAATGACAAACTAATGACTGCTCAAAAGCCTGATTATAAAGAGCAAGATTTAAATGGCGACCGACTCAACACAGTAAAAGTGAAAGATAACAAGAGAAAGCCATTTGATGATGATAAATTAATGACCGCCACAGTTCAGGATAAAGAGAGAAAGCCTTTCGATGACGATAAACTGATGACCGTTAAAATTAATGACTCTGAACGAAAAGAATTTGATGAGAGCAAATTAATGATTGTAAAGGTTAACGATAGGGAACGAAAACCTTTTGATAATGAAAAATTAATGACCGCTAGCCCTGCTAATCCAAAAAGAAAGGAATATGATTACGATAAATTAATGGTAGCCGAAAAGATTGATCCTAAAAAACAGGATTTGCATGATGACAGACTTTTAACAGTGCCAGAAAGAAAAATACCAACGGCCGAGATGAAGGACTTATCAAAGGATATTTCAAAAGAAGATGGTGATTATGTGAGACATTTTTATGTTACTAATGAATCGCATCCTGGCACAAAAATCTTAGCAGCAGAAAATTCAAAAGCTCCATTCTTTGCAAGAACTTTTCAATCCATTTCTTCGTTTTTCACCAATATTTGGTCAGATGATACGCAACCCAATTATGTAACTCGTAAAAAACCGAAAGAAAGAAGGGATAAAAAAGAGGGACAAATTTGGGATAATTCGGTTCATCCTGACACATGGAAGAAACCTGAAGCGGAATCAGGTGAAACTCAAGAAAATTAAATTATTAAAAGTAATGAACTGGGAAAGAATAGACAGTATAGAAAGTTTAAACAACATTGTAGAGGAATCACAAGACAAAGCTGTGATGATATTCAAACACAGCACTAGCTGTTCCATAAGCTCTATGGCATTAAATAGATTAGAAAGAAGCTGGAGTGAAGACGAAATGTCAAATGTAAAAGCCTATTACCTTGACCTAATTTCTTATAGAGATATTTCTAATGCTATTGCTGATAAATTTGGAGTGATGCACCAATCACCACAGATTTTATTAATAAAAAATGGAGAATGTGTGTACGATGACTCACATATGGGTATCAGTTATCAAAATCTAAAATCTAGCGTGGGCGTCTAGTTAAAGCATAATAAAACTGATTTTTTGCTCAATATCGGGATGCAAACTTTTTGCAACTGGGCAATTCAACCCTATATTTTTTAATTTTTGAATCTCTTTTTCAGGCAAATCAGTTTTCCAACGCATTTCTATAGTTATGGCTTTTATCCTTCGTGGGTTAGAAGCCATTTCTTTTTGTAAATCACATTCAATTTCTCCAAGATCTAAACTGTTCTGATCAGCATAAATTCCCATAACGGTCATCATGCAACTTGCAAGAGAAGTAGCTGCCAAATCAGTAGGAGAAAAATAAGCGCCCTGCCCATTATTATCCACTGGGGCATCAGTAATTAAAGAATTTCCTGAACGATTATGGATTGCAGTTGTTTTTAATGGATGTGTATATTTTATTGTTGAAGTTGGCATAAACTAAGTCAATCTTTTATCGTTATTTCATTGCAAGATAACATTTATGATTAAAATATCTTTTAATGTTGCATTGATGTAAGTAGTTTTAGATGAAAGGATTAAAAAATTATTTAGTTTCCGCATTTAAAACCATAAATTTGTAATTCATTTAAAATACAATGAAAAAAGTTTTTATACTTTCCATATTTATGATAGCCCTTCTTTTTGATGCCAAAAGTCAAAAAGAAGATCCATTTGATTATGGACAAGAATTCCTATTTGGAATTACAAAAGCTACAAATGGCGGGCTTTTTTCAGGAGGTTTTTTTAGATATAGCGCTAAAAAGTCAGATAGAATATTCCAAACTTTTGGAATTGAGGTTGCCAATATTAGACATCCACAAGAAAGACGAGTTCCTAGCCCAACTTTTTTTAGCACATCATCATTTTACGAAGGCAAAGAAAAATATTTAATCAGTACTCGACTTATGTATGGCTATGATATGTTGCTATTTAAAAAAGCAGAAGAAAAAGGTGTACAAATAAATGGAGTACTAACTGGTGGGCCAACCTTAGGATTTGTTTCTCCATATTTATTAAGAAGTGAAGGTGGTGGACTTGTAACCTATTCACAATTTTTAAATGGTTCAGCAATTATTGGACCTGCTGGTTATTTTGCTGGAATCGATCAAATGGAATTAGTATTAGGCGCACACATTAGAGCCTCATTGCTTTTCGAATTCGGAACATTTAAATCTAAAATAACAGGTTTCGAAGTAGGCTTTTTAGGCGAAATATTTAGTAGAGAAATTCAAATAGTTCCGCTAGGAACAAAAAATTATAGTTTTTACCCGGCAGCCTTTGTAAGTATTTTGTTTGGGTCGAGAAAATAAGTTTAAGGATAGAATAATAAGTTGATATGATAGATTTACCGGTAGTAAGCCAGGAAGAAAAGAAGAAAAATAAAAAACCGGATTGGTTAAGGGTAAAGTTACCTGTTGGTAAAGAATATGCTAATGTTCGAAAAATTGTAGACGAAAATAAGCTACATACTATTTGCGAAAGTGGAAACTGTCCTAATATGGGTGAGTGCTGGGGTGCTGGTACTGCAACTTTTATGATTTTAGGAAATGTATGTACTAGAAGTTGCTCATTCTGCGCAGTTGCTACTGGCCGTCCACCAGAATATGATGAGCAAGAACCTCAAAGAGTAGCGGAAGCCATCAAAAAAATGGGCGTTAAACATGCCGTTATCACTTCTGTTAATAGAGATGAATTAAAAGATCGTGGTGCAGAAATTTGGTATCAAACTGTTGTAAAAACGAAAGAACTTTCTCCTGAAACAACAATAGAGACCTTAATTCCTGACGTGAAAGGAAAATGGGATGCTCTTTATAGAATGATTGAAGCAGGGCAAGAGGTAGTTTCGCATAATATCGAAACAGTTCCAAGTTTGTACAGAAGAGTTCGTCCTCAGGCAAAATATCAAAGAAGTTTGGATCAAATTAAATTGACTAAAGAATACGGTAAAAGAACAAAAACCGGAATCATGGTAGGTTTAGGCGAAACTCAAGATGAAATGTTTTCTACTATGGATGATTTAGTAGAGCACGGATGTGACATTTTAACTGTAGGACAATATTTACAACCTACTAAAAGACACCACGATGTGATTGAATATATTCACCCTGAAGTTTTTGATATGTACAGAGAAGAAGGCTTAAAAAGAGGACTTAAATATGTTGAGTCAGGGCCATTAGTTCGTTCTTCTTATCATGCTGAAAGACACGTAAACGTACCTATCTAAGGAATACATATATTTTGAAGAACCACAGCATAAAGTGATAATCACTTATATTGCTGTGGTTTTTTGGTTTTAAACATCAATGGTAAATTTTTACATTTTTTTAGTTCAACAGCTTAAATTTTATGCAAGATAATTTCATCATAACCCTAGAAAACTTAAAGTTAAAAGACTATCGAAGCTTAATAAAGTCTATGAAAAAGGCTTATGCGGGTTGGGATGACTTGTGGGAGGTTGAACATATCAAAAGTTTAATTGATAAATTCCCTGAAGGACAGTTATGCGTTTTAGTGAATGGTCAAGTTGCAGGATGCGCCTTATCAATTATTGTGGACTATTCCGATTTTGGTGACAATCATAATTATCCTGAAATAACAGGAAAAGAATCTTTCAATACTCATAATCCTGAGGGGGATGTATTATATGGAATAGATGTATTCGTACATCCTGATTTTAGAGGAATGCGAGTTGGAAGAAGATTGTATGATGCACGGAAAGATTTAGTGGAACAACTTAACCTCAGGTCAATAGTGGCAGGCGGCAGGCTTCCGGGGTATTCAAAATATTCAGATAAATTTTCTGCTAAGCAGTATATTCAAAAGGTAATCGCCAAAGAAATTTATGATAAAGCATTATCCTTTCAATTATCAAATGACTTTCATGTTAAAAAAGTATTAAAAGGATATCTACCAGGTGATAAACAATCTGCTGAATATGCAGCTTTAATTGAATGGAATAATATTTACTACGAACCGTCTGAAGAATATGTTCATATTCCTAAAACAGTTATAAGATTAGGATTAGTACAGTGGCAAATGCGTCCCACTCCTTCCTTAAAAGCTATGCAAGAGCAAATTGAGTTCTTTATTGATGTAGTAAGTGGTTATCAATGCGATTTCATATTATTCCCAGAATTATTCAATGCCCCTTTAATGGCTGAATTCAATCATTTGGATGAAGCATCAGCAATTCGTGAATTAGCTAAATATACGGAACCACTTAAAGAGGTTTTTCAAGAATATGCTATTAATTATAATGTAAATATAATTACGGGTAGCATGCCAGTGATGAGTCGTGGAAAACTTTACAATAAAGGCTTTTTATGTAGAAGAGATGGTACCAGTGAGACCTATGAAAAAATTCATATGACTCCTGCTGAAGTAAGTGCCTGGGGAATGAGTGGAGGCAAGAAAATTCAGGCCTTTGATACGGATTGCGGAAAAATTGGAATCAATATTTGTTATGATGTGGAGTTCCCTGAAATGGGAAGACTATTAGCAGATGAAGGAGTTAAAATTTTATTTGTGCCTTTCTTAACTGATACTCAAAACGGATATATGCGAGTAAGGCTTTGTGCGCAAGCACGCGCTATTGAAAATGAGTGTTATGTAGCTATAGCTGGAAGTGTAGGGAATTTACCAAAAGTAAATAACATGGATATTCAGTTTGCTCAATCTGGAGTATTCACCCCTTCCGATTTTTCATTTCCAACAAATGGCGTTAAAACAGAAGCTACTCCTAATACAGAAATGACAGTAATTGCAGATGTAGATGTTAATTTGTTAAAAGAATTGCATACTTACGGAAGCGTGCGTAATTTGAACGATCGAAGAAAAGATCTGTACTCATTAAAAAAGAATAAGTGAAGTGAAGGTAGAAGAGTTTGTAAATTTAAGCCTGTTTAAAAAGATAAAAACATTATATGTTGAGGGTGAATTTGTCACCTCTATTCGGTATTATCGGTATAAGGTGAATTTATTTTTATTAAATGATTTTTATGTTGAAGCCTTTTACCATCCCAAAACAGATAGAATCGAAAAGATTGTTCCATTCGATAGTAACCACTCTAGAAAAAAATTCTATACTGACCAGGTAAAACTACCACATTGGTTCGAAAAAGTTTCCTAATATGATTGATTTAAGAAGCGACACCATTACTCAGCCTACTACCGCTATGAAGCAAGTTATGTTTGAAGCTCCAGTTGGTGATGATGTTTTCGGTGAAGATCCCACTATAAATGCTCTTGAGGAAAAGGCTGCTGCATATTTTGGTATGGAAGCCGCAATATTCTGCCCTAGTGGCACCATGACGAATCAAATTGCGATTAGAGTTCATACTGACCCCCACACTGAAGTAATTTGTGATGAAAAATCTCATATCTATCTATATGAAGGGGGTGGAATTGCTTATAACTCTTTTGCATCTGTCAGACTACTGCACGGAGACCGTGGCCGGATAACTGCGGAAATGGTAAAAGATAATATCAACAATCCTGATGATGTACATGCTCCTATTTCCAGACTTGTTTCATTAGAAAACACGATGAACAAAGGGGGTGGATGTGTTTATGATTTCAAAGAGATTGAGAAAATTGGTCGATTATGTAAAGAAGAGAAGCTGAAGCTTCATCTTGATGGAGCTAGGTTATTCAATGCTTTAGTAGCTTCAGGAGATGATCCTGAAAAATACGGTGAAACCTTTGACACCATCTCCATCTGTTTATCCAAAGGTTTGGGATGCCCGGTTGGTTCTTTATTAGTGGGCGATAAAGATTCCATTAAAATGGCCCGAAGAATTAGAAAAGTAATGGGAGGTGGAATGAGGCAGGCTGGTATTTTAGCTGCTGCTGGAATTTATGCTTTAGATCATCATATAGAAAGACTAACCGAAGACCATAATAGAGCCAAAACCATTGCTGAAAATATAAAGGATTTAGCCTTTGTTGAATCGGTTCTTCCGGTAGAAACCAATATTGTAATATTTAGATTATCAAATAATCAACTCGCTACGGATTTTGTAGAAAAGCTTAAAAATCATGGGATATTAGCCGTTCCTTTTGGAAAGCATGATGTTCGCTTTGTAACTCATCTTGATTTTTCGGATGATATGCTGGATGAGCTTATTAAAAAATTAAAACAGATATAAATGACCCTTTCAGAAAAAATTAATGCTGAAATCCGTGATATTAAAGACTTTCCAAAGCCTGGTATAGTATTTAAAGACATTACCCCAATTTTAAGCCGTCCAAAATTAGTATCTGAAATTGTGGATTGGTTCGTTGAAAAAGGAAAGCAGGATAAAATAGATGTAATTGTTGGAGTTGAATCCAGAGGTTTTTTATTTGGGATGATGGTAGCAGAACGATTAGGATTACCTTTTGTGCCCGTTAGAAAAGAAGGCAAACTGCCACATAAAACCATTAAACATTCTTATGAATTGGAATATGGTAGTGCTACCATGGAAATTCATAGCGATTCCATAAAGCCAGGACAAAAAGTAATGATTCATGATGATTTATTAGCTACAGGGGGAACAGCACTTGCGGCAGCAAAACTAGTGAAAGAATTAGGCGGAAAAGTAGGCAACTTTACATTCTTGATTGAGTTAGGTTTTCTAGAAGGAGAAAAAAAGCTGAAAACAGAAAATGAAGCGGTTTACAGTATCGTTACTTATTAATATATTTGAAATTTAGTTGAATAAAGATTTTTTAAATAAATCATGGAAGAAGCACAGTTAGAAAAGAAAAATGAATTACAGCAAAAAGTAAAAGACGTAATGTCTGAAGTTAGCAAAGTTGTTGTAGGTCAAGATTATATGGTGAATCGCCTTTTAATTGGATTATTCACCAATGGACACATCTTATTAGAAGGAGTTCCAGGCTTAGCCAAAACACTAACCGTTAACACTTTAGCGAATGTTTTACATTTAGATTTCCAAAGAATTCAGTTTACTCCAGATTTAATGCCTTCTGATTTAATCGGTACGATGATTTATAATCAGAAGCAAGGTAACTTTGAGGTTAAGAAAGGTCCGATTTTTTCAAATTTAGTATTAGCAGATGAGGTCAACAGATCTCCAGCTAAAGTACAATCAGCCTTACTTGAGGCGATGCAGGAAAAGCAAGTAACAATTGGAGAAACTACTTTTCAATTAGATCGTCCATTTTTAGTATTAGCCACTCAAAACCCAGTAGATCAGGAAGGAACTTATCCTTTACCTGAAGCGCAAGTTGACCGTTTCATGCTAAAAGTAATGGTGGACTACCCTACTAAAGCTCAGGAATTAGAGGTGATGCGTAGAATGTCTAATATGACTTTTAATAAAGAAGTCAAAACTATTCTTACGAAGGAAGAAATATTCAGCATTAGAGAACAAGTGAATAATGTTGAAATTTCTGAATCTTTAGAGCGATACATTATTGAATTGGTTTATGCTACTAGATCTCCTTTGGAATACGGATTAAAGCAAGAAGCTGATTATATTCAATATGGAGTATCTCCTAGAGCAAGTATAAATCTTAACTTAAGTGCTAAAGCAGTAGCCTATATGGAAGGTCGAGATTATGTTTTACCAGAAGACATTAAAGAAGTAGCCTTTGATGTTATGAATCACAGAATACTTTTAAACTATGAGGCTGAAGCTGATGGTGTTACTACTAAGGATATCATTGAAAAAATCTTAAAACAAGTTCCCATTAGTTAAAATTAAATTGACCCTAAACCGTCCTAAATAAAAAGCATCCGATGACTAGCGGATGCTTTTTTTGTTTTACCTCAATATTAACACATTAATGAATTAGTAACAATTTGCTAAAAAGTCTGACAAATTCAGTTAACAATTAAAAACCACCTTTGCATCAAAGAAATTTAAACTTATTCAAAATTAGTCACAATGAAGAAATTTAATTTAATCGCGATGCTAGCAATGGTATCAGTTTTTATCTTCTCATCATGCGAAGAAGAAACTGCAGAACCAAACAACCTAGTAACAATCGAAGGAATTCCAGCAACAGCTGAAATTGAAAACTTAGGGACTGTAGGCCCTGTTTCTGCTACAGTTACAGCTCAAGATGGTATTTCAAGCATAGTAGTTACAAAAGATGGTGACACTTTCTTAGAACCAGAATTCACAGCTGAAGCAACTACAGCAACATTTGAATTCTCATATACTGCAACTGAAGCAGATGCTGATCAAAACATTGTTTTTGAATTTACTGCTACTGATGCAGATGGTGATACTGAGTCTGTTACTCACGTATTATCTGTTGGTGCTGCTCCTCAACAATTACCAAATCAAGTATTATCAGGTCTTATCGAAGAGGATCTAACATTAACAAACGACAGAATATGGGAATTAGCAGGTCGCGTAATTGTAACTGCAGGAAATACTTTGACCATTCAACCAGGAACTGTAATCAAAGGACGTCCAGGTGATGCTGCTGCAGCTTCTGTATTAATTATAGCTAGAGGTGCAGATATCCAAGCTAATGGAACTGCTGAAGCTCCAATCGTATTTACTTCAACTGCTGATGAAATCCGAGTTGGTGAATTCGAAAGTTCTTTAGATTTAACAACTCAAAGAGGTCTTTGGGGTGGTGTATTAATTTTAGGAAATGCTCCAATCTCTGCTGAGGCGGATGAAGCTCAAATTGAAGGTATCCCAACTACTGTAACCGAAGGTTTATACGGTGGTGATGATGCGGCAGATAATTCTGGTGTATTTGAATACGTTTCAATAAGATTTACTGGTGCTGAATTAGGCCCTGGAAACGAATTACAAGGATTAACTTTAGGCGGTGTAGGATCTGGTACTACAATCAATCACGTAGAATCAATCAATAGCTCTGATGATGGTGTCGAAATTTTCGGAGGTACTGTAAACATTACCAATTTTATTGTTTGGGCACAAGATGATGACGGTTATGATACTGACCAAGGATGGAGTGGAACTATAGACAACTTCGTTTATATCGGTGCTGATGAAGCAAATGGTTATGCTTGGGATGGCGATCACGGTATGGAATTAGATGGTTCTGAAGGTGACGATGGATCTGCTAACTTAGTAGGTAAATTCATCAACGGATCTTTAAGAGGACTTTCTTCAAGTGATTACGCTGATTTAAGAGATGGTGCAAAATATGATATTCAAAACACTTATTTCTTTGACTTTGCTGAAGGTTCTGATATTGAGATAGATGCTGATGATAATGATGATGATCCAAGAGGATCTGACAACTATGCAAATGATATCACAGTATTCAGTGGACTTGAATTCAATACTACAAATGTGATTGGAGATATATTTGTTGATAAATTAGATGCTGCTGCCGCTGCTGCTGCTAATGATAGAACTGAAGCTGAATTTGCTGCACAAATCACTGCGAATGG is drawn from Marivirga arenosa and contains these coding sequences:
- the ytxJ gene encoding bacillithiol system redox-active protein YtxJ, whose product is MNWERIDSIESLNNIVEESQDKAVMIFKHSTSCSISSMALNRLERSWSEDEMSNVKAYYLDLISYRDISNAIADKFGVMHQSPQILLIKNGECVYDDSHMGISYQNLKSSVGV
- a CDS encoding OsmC family protein — encoded protein: MPTSTIKYTHPLKTTAIHNRSGNSLITDAPVDNNGQGAYFSPTDLAATSLASCMMTVMGIYADQNSLDLGEIECDLQKEMASNPRRIKAITIEMRWKTDLPEKEIQKLKNIGLNCPVAKSLHPDIEQKISFIML
- the lipA gene encoding lipoyl synthase; translation: MIDLPVVSQEEKKKNKKPDWLRVKLPVGKEYANVRKIVDENKLHTICESGNCPNMGECWGAGTATFMILGNVCTRSCSFCAVATGRPPEYDEQEPQRVAEAIKKMGVKHAVITSVNRDELKDRGAEIWYQTVVKTKELSPETTIETLIPDVKGKWDALYRMIEAGQEVVSHNIETVPSLYRRVRPQAKYQRSLDQIKLTKEYGKRTKTGIMVGLGETQDEMFSTMDDLVEHGCDILTVGQYLQPTKRHHDVIEYIHPEVFDMYREEGLKRGLKYVESGPLVRSSYHAERHVNVPI
- a CDS encoding bifunctional GNAT family N-acetyltransferase/carbon-nitrogen hydrolase family protein; translated protein: MQDNFIITLENLKLKDYRSLIKSMKKAYAGWDDLWEVEHIKSLIDKFPEGQLCVLVNGQVAGCALSIIVDYSDFGDNHNYPEITGKESFNTHNPEGDVLYGIDVFVHPDFRGMRVGRRLYDARKDLVEQLNLRSIVAGGRLPGYSKYSDKFSAKQYIQKVIAKEIYDKALSFQLSNDFHVKKVLKGYLPGDKQSAEYAALIEWNNIYYEPSEEYVHIPKTVIRLGLVQWQMRPTPSLKAMQEQIEFFIDVVSGYQCDFILFPELFNAPLMAEFNHLDEASAIRELAKYTEPLKEVFQEYAINYNVNIITGSMPVMSRGKLYNKGFLCRRDGTSETYEKIHMTPAEVSAWGMSGGKKIQAFDTDCGKIGINICYDVEFPEMGRLLADEGVKILFVPFLTDTQNGYMRVRLCAQARAIENECYVAIAGSVGNLPKVNNMDIQFAQSGVFTPSDFSFPTNGVKTEATPNTEMTVIADVDVNLLKELHTYGSVRNLNDRRKDLYSLKKNK
- a CDS encoding threonine aldolase family protein: MIDLRSDTITQPTTAMKQVMFEAPVGDDVFGEDPTINALEEKAAAYFGMEAAIFCPSGTMTNQIAIRVHTDPHTEVICDEKSHIYLYEGGGIAYNSFASVRLLHGDRGRITAEMVKDNINNPDDVHAPISRLVSLENTMNKGGGCVYDFKEIEKIGRLCKEEKLKLHLDGARLFNALVASGDDPEKYGETFDTISICLSKGLGCPVGSLLVGDKDSIKMARRIRKVMGGGMRQAGILAAAGIYALDHHIERLTEDHNRAKTIAENIKDLAFVESVLPVETNIVIFRLSNNQLATDFVEKLKNHGILAVPFGKHDVRFVTHLDFSDDMLDELIKKLKQI
- a CDS encoding adenine phosphoribosyltransferase encodes the protein MTLSEKINAEIRDIKDFPKPGIVFKDITPILSRPKLVSEIVDWFVEKGKQDKIDVIVGVESRGFLFGMMVAERLGLPFVPVRKEGKLPHKTIKHSYELEYGSATMEIHSDSIKPGQKVMIHDDLLATGGTALAAAKLVKELGGKVGNFTFLIELGFLEGEKKLKTENEAVYSIVTY
- a CDS encoding AAA family ATPase; translated protein: MEEAQLEKKNELQQKVKDVMSEVSKVVVGQDYMVNRLLIGLFTNGHILLEGVPGLAKTLTVNTLANVLHLDFQRIQFTPDLMPSDLIGTMIYNQKQGNFEVKKGPIFSNLVLADEVNRSPAKVQSALLEAMQEKQVTIGETTFQLDRPFLVLATQNPVDQEGTYPLPEAQVDRFMLKVMVDYPTKAQELEVMRRMSNMTFNKEVKTILTKEEIFSIREQVNNVEISESLERYIIELVYATRSPLEYGLKQEADYIQYGVSPRASINLNLSAKAVAYMEGRDYVLPEDIKEVAFDVMNHRILLNYEAEADGVTTKDIIEKILKQVPIS